In the Thalassoglobus sp. JC818 genome, one interval contains:
- a CDS encoding cytochrome c — protein MHRTEFEDLAPYAQDYVNQVLQSHFGEPTDMVVWDRLPLKEHTATATVVIDDIPSDEAVKEEEEAAGTPETSITGPVSIRQLSLDLKSQNRDIAEGTELLWLNGPLEGSPSSWVTEWDAETQTVRLETPLHDAPNNGDQVFLGPGEVLVQGRLLYAEHCQHCHGVTGDGNGSTAPYLNPKPRDYRLGVFKFTTTKRENRAAREDLSRVIEDGIPGTYMPSFKLLTQEEMTSIVEYVLWLSMRGELEYQLISLIADEGYSIKAIRERVADGETYQSIREEFIERVDNPDEFNYEVDSIVGRIVNDWESSQTEEALIHPISPRVPYTPESIARGRELYLNESLKCAQCHGEAGYGNGSQIYAVAKMKNGDDYPVPGLHDDWGNLIKPRNLHTGIYRGGRRPIDLYSRIYAGIKGTPMPPFATLVRRSDPDDPSSPLTDEDIWDLVNYIYSIPLDGYLPGQDPGASASESEGVAVHSFE, from the coding sequence GTGCACCGTACTGAGTTTGAAGACCTGGCTCCCTACGCTCAGGACTATGTCAATCAAGTTCTCCAATCACATTTCGGAGAACCGACGGACATGGTTGTCTGGGACCGTCTTCCACTCAAGGAACACACTGCCACAGCCACGGTTGTTATCGACGACATCCCTTCTGACGAAGCCGTCAAAGAAGAAGAGGAAGCTGCCGGAACACCCGAGACTTCAATCACTGGTCCGGTCTCAATCCGTCAGCTCTCACTCGATCTGAAGAGCCAGAACCGAGACATCGCTGAAGGGACAGAACTGCTGTGGCTGAATGGTCCACTCGAAGGTTCTCCCAGCAGCTGGGTCACCGAGTGGGACGCCGAAACACAAACAGTTCGGTTGGAAACCCCACTGCATGACGCTCCTAACAACGGTGACCAGGTCTTCCTCGGCCCAGGCGAGGTTCTTGTTCAGGGACGTCTGCTATATGCAGAACACTGCCAACACTGTCATGGTGTGACTGGCGATGGAAACGGTTCAACTGCACCGTATCTCAATCCAAAACCGAGAGACTACCGTCTCGGCGTCTTCAAATTCACGACGACCAAAAGAGAAAACCGGGCTGCCCGTGAAGACTTGAGTCGCGTGATTGAGGACGGAATTCCTGGCACCTACATGCCATCGTTCAAATTGCTGACTCAAGAGGAAATGACTTCGATCGTCGAATACGTCCTCTGGTTATCAATGCGTGGAGAACTTGAGTATCAGTTGATCTCACTCATCGCCGATGAAGGATACTCCATCAAAGCGATCCGAGAACGTGTGGCCGACGGTGAGACCTACCAGTCGATTCGCGAAGAATTCATTGAGCGTGTCGACAACCCCGACGAGTTCAACTACGAGGTCGATTCGATCGTGGGTCGAATCGTGAACGACTGGGAATCGAGCCAGACCGAAGAAGCCTTGATTCATCCGATCTCGCCACGTGTCCCATACACGCCGGAATCGATCGCCCGAGGGCGTGAGCTTTACCTCAACGAGAGTTTGAAGTGTGCTCAATGTCACGGCGAAGCAGGCTACGGAAACGGATCGCAAATCTATGCGGTCGCCAAAATGAAAAATGGCGATGACTATCCTGTCCCTGGCCTTCATGATGACTGGGGCAACTTGATCAAGCCGCGAAACCTCCACACCGGGATTTACCGAGGAGGTCGTCGCCCGATCGATTTGTACTCCCGGATTTATGCTGGCATCAAAGGGACTCCAATGCCTCCCTTTGCAACCTTGGTACGACGCTCCGATCCGGATGATCCTTCCTCTCCTTTGACGGATGAAGACATCTGGGATCTGGTCAACTACATCTACAGCATTCCTTTGGATGGGTACCTACCCGGTCAAGATCCAGGAGCATCAGCTTCTGAATCAGAAGGCGTAGCTGTTCATTCGTTCGAATAA